Proteins from a single region of Runella sp. SP2:
- a CDS encoding DUF4034 domain-containing protein, with amino-acid sequence MSFFKNLFNNTNDPDITLGYENTRKFFKLLEKKQFDLVEKLYTGEQWDGKSLLLAGFQNSTLSPSLLQEWLKKNPDSSLANLCIGVLNTKIAWDYRTSQLAKYVTDDQADAFFEHLQLAHFDLQKAVLLDSNDANTISALITVHMGLEIPIEESISLFEQLKIIEPAHMGGHLAILSRLTPKWGGSLEEMIHFSEKYQYDTPELLILPLISLINQWENYHLEENIEQYKAFFKLEETKEVVRHLYERYLTQNHVSLLAPILSNYLALVLFKAGFRQEFKLVVETFRGKMYPHPWSRVGITNYSQLLKM; translated from the coding sequence ATGTCATTCTTTAAAAACCTGTTTAACAACACCAATGACCCAGATATAACACTAGGTTATGAAAACACTCGAAAATTCTTTAAGTTATTAGAAAAAAAGCAATTTGACCTAGTAGAAAAACTTTATACAGGAGAGCAATGGGATGGGAAAAGCCTTCTTTTAGCGGGATTTCAAAATTCTACCCTTTCCCCAAGTCTTCTCCAAGAATGGCTAAAAAAAAATCCAGATTCTTCACTAGCCAATTTATGTATTGGAGTACTCAATACAAAGATTGCATGGGATTACAGAACGTCACAATTAGCTAAATATGTAACTGATGACCAAGCAGATGCCTTTTTCGAGCATTTACAATTAGCTCATTTTGATCTCCAAAAAGCTGTATTACTAGATTCAAATGATGCAAATACCATATCTGCACTGATAACTGTACATATGGGGCTTGAAATACCTATAGAAGAATCCATTTCGTTGTTTGAGCAACTAAAAATAATAGAACCAGCTCACATGGGAGGACATCTAGCAATATTAAGTCGCCTCACTCCAAAGTGGGGTGGCAGCCTAGAAGAAATGATACATTTTTCAGAAAAATATCAGTATGACACTCCTGAATTATTAATTTTACCTCTTATATCTCTTATTAACCAGTGGGAAAACTACCATTTAGAAGAAAATATTGAGCAATACAAGGCATTTTTTAAACTCGAAGAAACAAAAGAAGTAGTAAGACATCTATACGAACGGTATCTTACACAAAACCACGTTTCCCTTCTAGCCCCTATCCTGAGCAACTATCTCGCTTTAGTACTTTTCAAAGCTGGGTTTCGGCAAGAATTCAAATTAGTTGTTGAAACATTTCGGGGGAAAATGTACCCACACCCATGGAGTCGCGTTGGAATAACAAATTACTCCCAGTTGTTAAAAATGTAA
- the dnaK gene encoding molecular chaperone DnaK: MGKIIGIDLGTTNSCVAVMEGNEPVVIANSEGARTTPSVVAFMDNGNGERKVGAPAKRQAITNPHNTISSIKRFMGKRFSEVGSEIKTVAYTVEQGANNTPRVRIGEHLFTPQQISAHILTKMKQTAEDYLGQTVTEAVITVPAYFNDAERQATKEAGIIAGLDVKRIINEPTAAALAYGLDKQGKDIKIAVFDLGGGTFDVSILELGDGVFEVKSTDGDTHLGGDDFDQVIIDWLADEFKKDEGIDLRQDAMALQRLKEAAEKAKIELSSSTQSEINLPYIFPVNGIPKHLVRSLTKAKFEQLADSLFQRMMEPCKRAMNNSGLRISDIDEVILVGGSTRIPRVQEEVEKFFGKKPSKNVNPDEAVAIGAAVQGGVLTGEVKDVLLLDVIPLSLGIETLGGVFTKLIEANTTIPSKKSETFSTASDNQPSVELHVLQGERPMASQNRTLGRFHLDGIPPAPRGVPQIEVTFDVDANGILNVTAKDKGTGKEQKIRIEASSGLSDAEIQRMREEAKANEAADKAAREEIEKVNQADSMIFSTEKQLKEYGDKLSAGNKSAIEGALEELRTAHSSRNAAAIDAAMTKITEAWNAASQEIYAAGADAGAPQDPSAGAGQQANAGNNQEGEFVNFEEVK; the protein is encoded by the coding sequence ATGGGAAAAATAATTGGAATTGACTTAGGCACTACTAACTCGTGTGTGGCCGTAATGGAAGGGAACGAACCCGTCGTAATTGCCAACAGCGAAGGTGCTCGCACCACCCCTTCGGTGGTAGCGTTTATGGACAACGGAAACGGCGAACGCAAAGTAGGTGCTCCTGCAAAACGTCAAGCCATTACCAATCCTCACAATACCATCTCTTCTATCAAGCGTTTCATGGGTAAGCGCTTTAGCGAAGTTGGAAGCGAAATTAAAACTGTAGCCTATACTGTAGAACAAGGCGCAAATAACACACCACGCGTGCGTATCGGCGAGCATTTGTTTACTCCACAGCAAATTTCGGCGCATATTTTGACAAAAATGAAGCAAACTGCCGAAGATTACCTCGGACAAACAGTAACCGAAGCCGTGATTACCGTACCTGCGTATTTTAACGACGCAGAACGCCAAGCGACCAAAGAAGCAGGTATCATCGCTGGTTTGGACGTGAAACGTATCATTAACGAACCTACCGCAGCGGCTTTGGCCTACGGATTGGACAAACAAGGAAAAGACATCAAAATCGCCGTTTTTGACTTAGGTGGTGGTACTTTCGACGTATCTATCCTTGAATTAGGCGATGGTGTATTTGAGGTAAAATCGACCGACGGTGATACGCACCTTGGGGGTGATGACTTTGACCAAGTAATCATCGACTGGTTGGCCGACGAATTTAAGAAAGACGAAGGCATCGACCTCCGTCAAGATGCAATGGCGCTTCAACGTTTGAAAGAAGCGGCTGAAAAAGCTAAAATTGAGTTGTCAAGCTCAACGCAGTCAGAAATCAACCTACCTTATATATTCCCAGTAAACGGAATTCCAAAACACTTGGTACGTTCATTGACAAAAGCGAAGTTTGAGCAGTTGGCCGACAGCTTGTTCCAACGCATGATGGAACCTTGCAAGCGTGCCATGAACAACTCGGGTCTTCGTATTTCGGACATCGATGAAGTGATTCTTGTGGGTGGTTCAACCCGTATTCCACGCGTTCAGGAAGAAGTAGAGAAATTCTTTGGCAAAAAACCTTCTAAAAACGTAAACCCTGACGAAGCAGTAGCTATCGGAGCTGCCGTACAAGGTGGGGTTTTGACGGGTGAAGTAAAAGACGTACTCTTGCTTGACGTAATTCCGTTGTCATTGGGTATCGAAACTTTGGGTGGTGTTTTCACCAAATTGATTGAAGCGAACACAACCATCCCAAGCAAAAAATCAGAAACGTTCTCGACGGCGTCTGACAACCAGCCTTCGGTAGAATTGCACGTGTTGCAAGGTGAGCGTCCAATGGCCTCTCAAAACCGTACGCTTGGTCGTTTCCACCTCGACGGTATTCCACCAGCCCCACGCGGTGTGCCACAAATCGAAGTAACGTTTGACGTGGACGCCAACGGTATCTTGAACGTAACGGCAAAAGATAAAGGAACGGGTAAAGAGCAAAAAATCCGCATCGAGGCATCAAGCGGTCTTTCAGACGCTGAAATCCAACGGATGCGCGAAGAAGCCAAAGCCAACGAAGCCGCTGATAAAGCTGCCCGCGAAGAAATCGAGAAAGTGAACCAAGCTGACTCAATGATTTTCAGCACGGAGAAGCAGTTGAAAGAATACGGCGATAAGCTTTCGGCAGGAAACAAATCGGCCATCGAAGGGGCTTTGGAAGAACTCCGTACCGCACACAGCAGCCGCAACGCTGCCGCTATCGACGCCGCTATGACCAAAATCACCGAAGCTTGGAACGCCGCTTCGCAAGAAATCTACGCCGCAGGTGCTGACGCAGGTGCGCCACAAGACCCATCGGCAGGCGCTGGCCAACAAGCCAACGCTGGCAACAACCAAGAAGGTGAGTTTGTCAACTTTGAAGAAGTGAAGTAG
- a CDS encoding tetratricopeptide repeat protein, producing the protein MPQLSEPKILKGILSFFCLCVAFLSVVGCSSDTRQSTRIPPLPTDDATHRIKVGIEYLTTVIRRSPRSAANYHKRAELYVALRDYDRALEDIEEALDISPSNGLFLLTRARVLRQLKKYDEALASARRAEVLQQDTPELYVLLGDLTQQKRQFRQAKLYLAKALQMAPYDGEAYFYTGLLDARQGDTLSGIALMQRALELKPRFLPAYVELTTIHTRLKEYDQAKEINRIGLKYFPKESQLHYARGEMYFTQKRLDSALISYRKAIVFDSTNYMADFYAGIIYLKWNSIPQAIKSFQKVQRFNPKYPQIHFLLGTAYDRIGNLDGSIEQYSLAAEQDPTDWRSKGRLYRAQQRKMYLETYGTLPPAAPEAVAEAEDETTAPEKALDPSRVQIEVLTPNLQLKTKTDTSRNFKIKP; encoded by the coding sequence GTGCCACAATTATCCGAACCGAAGATTTTGAAAGGGATTCTGTCATTTTTTTGCTTGTGTGTAGCGTTTTTGAGCGTAGTTGGGTGTTCTAGCGATACCCGCCAAAGTACCCGTATCCCACCATTGCCGACGGATGATGCCACGCATCGCATCAAAGTTGGAATTGAGTACTTAACCACCGTCATCCGAAGAAGCCCCCGTTCGGCCGCTAATTATCACAAACGTGCCGAGCTTTACGTGGCGCTGCGCGATTATGACCGTGCACTCGAAGACATTGAAGAAGCTCTTGACATTAGTCCTAGTAATGGACTATTTCTGCTGACCCGAGCTAGGGTATTGCGCCAATTAAAAAAATATGATGAAGCTTTGGCCTCTGCCCGACGGGCGGAAGTTTTGCAACAAGACACGCCTGAATTATACGTGTTGTTGGGGGATTTGACCCAGCAAAAACGCCAGTTTCGACAAGCAAAATTGTATTTAGCAAAGGCACTTCAAATGGCCCCCTACGACGGAGAAGCGTATTTTTATACAGGATTATTGGATGCTCGACAAGGAGATACGTTGTCTGGAATTGCATTAATGCAAAGGGCCTTGGAGTTGAAGCCGCGCTTCTTGCCAGCTTATGTCGAGCTTACAACTATTCACACCCGCTTGAAAGAATACGACCAGGCGAAGGAAATTAACAGAATAGGGTTAAAGTACTTCCCCAAAGAATCACAGTTGCATTATGCCCGAGGTGAGATGTATTTTACCCAAAAACGGCTGGACAGCGCACTAATTAGTTATCGAAAGGCCATTGTGTTTGATTCTACCAACTACATGGCTGATTTTTATGCAGGGATTATCTATTTAAAATGGAACAGTATTCCGCAAGCCATCAAGAGTTTTCAAAAAGTGCAACGTTTCAATCCAAAATATCCGCAAATACATTTTTTACTAGGAACGGCATATGATCGAATCGGTAACTTGGATGGCTCTATCGAACAATATAGCCTTGCCGCTGAACAAGACCCAACCGACTGGCGCTCCAAGGGGCGGTTATACCGCGCCCAACAACGTAAAATGTACTTAGAAACCTACGGGACGTTGCCGCCTGCAGCTCCTGAAGCCGTGGCAGAGGCCGAGGATGAAACAACTGCTCCCGAAAAGGCATTGGATCCGTCGCGGGTACAAATTGAGGTGCTAACCCCGAACCTTCAATTGAAAACAAAGACCGATACCAGTCGAAACTTCAAAATCAAACCGTAG
- the thrS gene encoding threonine--tRNA ligase — protein MSEQINITLPDGSIRKYAAGVSSMDIALSISEGLARNVLAAKVNGQVWDATRPITSDANVQLLTWNDTEGKATFWHSSAHLLAEAIEALYPGTKFGIGPAIETGFYYDIDLGGKTFSQDDFKKVEDKMLELARQKNDYKRSEVSKADAITYFTEKNDEYKLELIDGLEDGQITFYEQGNFTDLCRGPHIPNTGFIKAAKIMNVAGAYWRGDEKRPMLTRVYAVTFPKQKELDEYIHLLEEAKKRDHRKLGKELELFTFSEKVGQGLPLWLPKGALLRERLESFLRRAQVRAGYSPVVTPHIGGKQLYITSGHWEKYGKDSFQPIHTPEEGEEFMLKPMNCPHHCEIYKSRPRSYRELPLRLAEFGTVYRYEQSGELHGLTRVRGFTQDDAHIFCRADQVKDEFKRVIDLVQYVFRSLGFENYSAQISLRDPEKPEKYFGSDDDWNKAESAIIEAAAEKGLNTVTELGEAAFYGPKLDFMVKDALGRKWQLGTIQVDYQLPQRFELEYMGSDGGKHRPVMIHRAPFGSLERFIAILIENTAGNFPLWLSPDQIAVLPISEKYQDFANDVFLQLQEADIRGYVDHRDEKIGRKIRDAEVNKLPYMLIVGEKEQEERKVSVRRKGQGDLGQMPLEEFIAHFKSEVQGTIATFGS, from the coding sequence ATGTCTGAACAAATTAACATTACCTTGCCTGACGGTAGCATTCGTAAGTATGCCGCAGGTGTGTCCAGTATGGACATTGCGCTGAGTATCAGCGAAGGGCTTGCACGAAATGTGTTAGCTGCCAAAGTAAATGGACAAGTTTGGGACGCAACGCGCCCCATTACGTCGGATGCCAACGTCCAATTGTTGACCTGGAACGATACCGAAGGGAAAGCTACTTTCTGGCACTCGTCGGCGCACTTGTTGGCCGAAGCCATCGAGGCGTTGTATCCTGGAACTAAGTTTGGAATTGGGCCAGCCATTGAAACGGGTTTCTACTATGACATCGATTTGGGAGGAAAAACGTTTTCTCAAGATGATTTCAAAAAAGTGGAAGACAAAATGCTGGAGTTGGCGCGGCAAAAAAATGACTATAAGCGCAGTGAAGTCAGCAAGGCCGACGCCATTACGTATTTTACCGAAAAGAACGACGAATATAAGCTGGAATTGATCGACGGATTGGAGGATGGTCAAATCACGTTCTACGAACAAGGCAACTTTACTGACTTGTGCCGTGGGCCGCACATCCCTAATACGGGCTTTATCAAAGCCGCCAAAATCATGAACGTGGCAGGTGCCTACTGGCGCGGCGATGAAAAACGTCCGATGCTGACGCGGGTATATGCCGTGACGTTCCCCAAACAAAAAGAACTGGACGAGTACATCCACTTATTGGAAGAAGCCAAAAAACGCGACCACCGTAAGTTGGGGAAAGAATTAGAACTCTTTACGTTCTCCGAAAAAGTAGGGCAAGGGTTGCCATTGTGGTTGCCGAAGGGGGCGTTGTTGCGCGAGCGTTTGGAAAGTTTCTTGCGTCGGGCGCAAGTACGGGCAGGGTATTCGCCCGTTGTTACGCCGCACATTGGGGGTAAACAATTGTACATTACGTCGGGACACTGGGAAAAATACGGCAAGGATTCGTTCCAACCGATTCATACGCCCGAAGAAGGTGAGGAGTTTATGCTGAAACCCATGAACTGCCCGCACCACTGCGAAATTTATAAATCTCGCCCGCGCTCGTACCGCGAATTGCCGTTGCGTTTGGCGGAATTTGGAACGGTTTATCGTTACGAACAAAGCGGTGAGTTGCATGGACTTACGCGCGTACGTGGCTTTACCCAAGACGATGCCCACATTTTCTGCCGGGCCGACCAAGTGAAGGACGAATTTAAGCGGGTGATTGATTTGGTTCAATACGTTTTCCGTTCGTTAGGTTTTGAAAATTACAGCGCACAAATTTCGTTGCGTGATCCCGAGAAACCAGAAAAGTATTTTGGTAGCGACGATGATTGGAACAAAGCCGAAAGCGCCATCATCGAAGCCGCCGCCGAAAAAGGGTTGAATACCGTGACCGAATTGGGCGAGGCTGCCTTCTACGGCCCTAAGCTCGACTTTATGGTAAAAGATGCGTTGGGACGTAAATGGCAGTTGGGGACTATCCAAGTAGATTATCAGTTGCCACAGCGTTTTGAGCTCGAATACATGGGTTCTGACGGTGGCAAGCACCGCCCCGTGATGATTCACCGTGCGCCGTTTGGTTCGTTGGAGCGTTTTATCGCGATTTTGATTGAAAACACCGCGGGTAACTTCCCACTTTGGCTGTCTCCTGATCAAATTGCGGTATTGCCAATTTCGGAAAAATACCAAGATTTTGCCAACGATGTGTTCTTGCAATTGCAGGAAGCTGACATTCGCGGGTACGTGGATCACCGCGATGAAAAAATTGGCCGCAAAATCCGCGACGCGGAAGTGAACAAATTGCCGTACATGTTGATTGTCGGGGAAAAAGAACAAGAAGAACGCAAAGTGTCGGTACGTCGCAAAGGCCAGGGTGACTTAGGTCAAATGCCTTTGGAAGAATTTATCGCTCACTTTAAGTCAGAGGTACAAGGAACAATCGCTACGTTTGGTTCGTAA
- a CDS encoding ribonuclease Z encodes MPFSVLILGAGSATPTLNRHPSSQLLTYESDHFLIDCGEGTQFRLLDYKVRPGRLKGIFISHLHGDHYFGLIGLLSSLNLGGRTDDLLLFGPQGLDEVLTLQFKYSQTPLQFRIIFTQTNTTTSTLLYEHPCFTVFTIPLSHRIPCAGFLFQEKPQKRKLIKEKITDGIPFDYLRQLKNGEDIYDEGGNLLYSVAEYTLPAPPPRSYAYCSDTRYDEAIIPIIRGASLLYHEATFQNDLAHQASARFHATASEAATIAKKANVGKLLIGHFSSRYKEVDSFLTEAQAVFPNSHIAEEGTTFNILSVPSADASLLPDT; translated from the coding sequence ATGCCATTCTCTGTACTTATCTTGGGGGCTGGCTCAGCTACCCCCACCCTCAACCGCCACCCTTCTTCGCAGTTACTCACCTACGAAAGTGACCACTTTCTGATTGACTGCGGAGAAGGTACGCAATTTCGCCTGCTCGACTACAAAGTTCGCCCTGGCCGACTCAAAGGAATTTTTATTAGTCATTTGCACGGCGACCATTACTTCGGGCTGATTGGCTTATTGTCGAGTCTCAACCTCGGTGGGCGTACCGACGATTTGTTGTTGTTTGGTCCCCAAGGGCTAGACGAAGTACTCACGCTCCAGTTTAAGTACTCTCAGACGCCGTTGCAGTTTCGGATTATTTTTACCCAGACCAACACAACTACCTCTACGCTACTTTACGAACATCCCTGTTTCACCGTCTTTACCATTCCTTTGAGTCACCGCATTCCTTGTGCTGGATTTTTGTTTCAAGAAAAACCTCAGAAGCGAAAACTGATTAAAGAGAAAATTACGGACGGTATTCCGTTTGACTATTTACGTCAACTCAAAAACGGGGAAGACATTTACGACGAAGGTGGTAACCTCCTCTACAGTGTAGCCGAATATACCTTGCCAGCTCCACCACCCCGCAGCTATGCCTATTGTTCGGACACTCGCTACGACGAGGCAATTATTCCCATCATTCGTGGGGCTTCGCTTTTATACCACGAAGCTACTTTTCAAAATGATTTGGCACACCAAGCCTCAGCACGTTTTCACGCAACCGCGAGCGAAGCCGCGACCATCGCAAAAAAAGCCAACGTCGGCAAATTACTGATTGGGCATTTTTCGTCGCGCTACAAGGAAGTTGATTCATTTTTGACCGAAGCACAAGCCGTTTTTCCCAATTCGCACATTGCCGAAGAAGGCACGACTTTTAATATACTTTCAGTACCTTCAGCTGATGCTTCCCTCCTACCCGATACTTAG
- a CDS encoding anti-anti-sigma factor: MTHTIQKHEQYALVNIHESAFDDAMAAELETVARGLFREGFHNLILNFATATSITSAGISILKKINMLCSRELGLMVLVSDNDDFVDLLIDGKIRDVTILPSVEEGIDAVFMNDLENEFSAESDDFNDDDMDEDGYTQSEKP; this comes from the coding sequence ATGACACATACCATTCAAAAACACGAACAATACGCCCTAGTTAATATTCACGAGTCGGCATTTGATGATGCCATGGCGGCTGAGTTAGAAACCGTCGCTCGTGGACTGTTTCGTGAAGGGTTCCATAACTTGATTCTCAATTTTGCCACTGCAACGAGTATAACCTCGGCGGGAATCAGCATTCTCAAAAAAATCAACATGCTTTGTTCACGTGAACTTGGGTTGATGGTCTTGGTATCTGACAACGACGACTTTGTGGATTTGCTCATCGACGGCAAAATACGCGACGTCACCATTCTCCCAAGCGTAGAAGAAGGCATCGACGCCGTATTTATGAATGACTTGGAAAATGAGTTCAGCGCCGAAAGTGATGATTTCAACGACGACGACATGGACGAAGACGGTTATACCCAGAGCGAAAAACCGTAA
- a CDS encoding phosphoribosylaminoimidazolesuccinocarboxamide synthase produces MQTLTQTNFQFPNQTGFYRGKVRDVYSFENCVVMIASDRISAFDVILPRAIPFKGQVLNQIAEHFLRATADIVPNWLLEVPDPNASLGKKCETYPVEMVVRGYLAGHAAREYKAGKRTLCGVTLPEGLKENDKLPTPIITPTTKAHEGHDEDISREDILAKGIVSEAEYTQLEKYALALFARGTEMAAQQGLILVDTKYEFGSNNGTIYLIDEVHTPDSSRYFYADVYEENQQKGIQQKQLSKEFVREWLIANGFQGKEGQVVPEMSDEWILQISARYIELYEKVTGKPFVKSESQDILARIEENVTRSLTLS; encoded by the coding sequence GTGCAAACTCTCACTCAAACCAATTTTCAGTTTCCCAACCAAACGGGATTTTACCGCGGCAAAGTCCGTGATGTATATAGTTTTGAAAACTGCGTGGTCATGATTGCCAGCGACCGAATTTCGGCTTTTGACGTCATTTTACCCCGCGCAATTCCGTTCAAAGGGCAAGTGTTGAACCAAATTGCGGAGCATTTTCTGCGGGCAACGGCCGACATCGTCCCTAATTGGCTTCTTGAAGTTCCAGACCCAAATGCCAGTCTCGGAAAAAAATGCGAAACCTATCCAGTAGAAATGGTCGTTCGCGGTTATTTGGCGGGTCATGCCGCGCGGGAGTACAAAGCAGGCAAACGTACGCTGTGCGGAGTAACGCTTCCTGAAGGCTTGAAAGAAAACGATAAACTTCCAACGCCCATCATTACGCCCACCACCAAAGCCCACGAAGGCCACGACGAAGATATTTCGCGCGAGGATATTCTTGCCAAAGGCATTGTGTCGGAAGCTGAATATACGCAGCTCGAAAAATACGCCTTAGCGCTGTTTGCTCGTGGCACCGAAATGGCCGCGCAACAAGGGTTGATTCTGGTGGATACCAAATACGAGTTTGGATCTAACAACGGCACCATTTACCTCATCGACGAGGTACATACGCCCGATTCGTCTCGATATTTCTACGCTGATGTATATGAAGAAAACCAACAAAAAGGGATTCAACAGAAGCAACTTTCCAAAGAGTTTGTTCGCGAATGGCTGATTGCCAACGGCTTTCAGGGTAAAGAAGGCCAAGTAGTACCCGAAATGTCCGACGAATGGATTCTTCAAATTTCGGCGCGTTACATTGAACTTTACGAAAAAGTAACGGGGAAACCTTTTGTAAAGTCAGAATCACAAGATATTTTGGCACGGATTGAAGAAAATGTTACACGTTCGCTAACTTTGTCTTAA
- a CDS encoding tetratricopeptide repeat protein, with amino-acid sequence MSNISKTVPKIKKRYLCTALLDQPPMIESLLFSLLLWIWDNRSFDTISRSNRAKIEGQQAYNEKDYQHALEAYQNVSTASLFAEPESRLNLAHTYFQLKQLRNAQKYYAKLSLVSNPFLASRALNQLGVIETMQKDTAQALFYFRQSLRLNPDNDKAQYNYELLKKRYHGKEKEAKALTQPPPNLAPKNNAPQPQTEQVAKQTEEKKNLLNQLKNLKMSEEQAMIILESLKASEIQYLQQQRHRTTANDDTKGKW; translated from the coding sequence ATGTCCAATATCTCCAAAACTGTGCCAAAAATTAAAAAACGTTATCTTTGCACCGCCTTACTAGACCAACCACCGATGATTGAGTCGTTGCTTTTTTCATTACTGCTTTGGATTTGGGACAATCGTTCGTTTGACACGATTTCACGGAGTAACCGCGCAAAAATTGAGGGACAACAAGCCTACAACGAGAAAGACTATCAACATGCGCTGGAAGCCTATCAGAATGTTTCGACGGCTTCGCTTTTTGCCGAACCAGAATCACGGCTCAATTTAGCACATACGTATTTTCAGTTGAAACAGCTTCGCAACGCCCAAAAATACTACGCCAAGCTCTCCTTGGTGTCCAATCCATTTTTGGCATCAAGGGCCTTAAACCAACTGGGGGTCATTGAAACCATGCAGAAGGATACGGCGCAGGCACTGTTTTATTTTCGGCAAAGTTTAAGGCTTAATCCCGACAATGATAAAGCGCAGTACAACTATGAACTACTGAAAAAACGCTATCATGGCAAAGAAAAAGAAGCCAAAGCGCTTACGCAGCCGCCTCCCAACCTAGCACCGAAAAACAATGCCCCCCAACCGCAAACAGAGCAAGTGGCCAAACAAACGGAGGAAAAGAAAAATTTATTGAACCAGCTCAAAAATTTAAAAATGAGTGAAGAACAAGCCATGATTATTCTGGAATCTCTGAAAGCATCCGAAATTCAGTACTTACAACAACAACGCCACCGAACGACCGCCAACGACGACACCAAAGGGAAGTGGTAG